In a genomic window of Ranitomeya imitator isolate aRanImi1 chromosome 5, aRanImi1.pri, whole genome shotgun sequence:
- the LOC138637673 gene encoding uncharacterized protein, producing the protein MTRGVQSSLYLELRCNSQKFYNYVRMRMEHFDYLVGKLEEVIQRQDTRMRLAITPAERLLVTLRFLATGESLTSLHFQFRLGISTIGGIVKDTCRAIWDTLQPEYIPQPTMEIWLRSSEKFERNCNFPNCVGAVDGKHIRIAKPAGTGSEYYNYKKYFSIVLMAIADANCRFLAVDIGAYGRSNDSQVFKNSPMGRCLYGDTYNFPPARPLPGTSEPAMPYVCVGDEAFQLSPHLLKPYSSRELHRTKRVFNYRLTRARRVVECSFGILTAKWRVLLTAIKLETKTVDDVVKECVVRHNFVISKEPVTLDDEELETSLWDYRSASVRSTSSVTMMRDQFADYFL; encoded by the exons atgaccaggggtgtccagtcctctctctatctggagttgcggtgcaactcacagaaattctacaattatgtacggatgagaatggaacatttcgattatttggttggaaaactagaggaggtcatccaaaggcaggacacaaggatgaggcttgccatcacaccggcggagcggctcctggtgacactgcg cttcctagctacgggtgagtctttgacttcactccatttccaattcaggctggggatttccactattggcggaattgtgaaggacacatgtcgtgcgatttgggacactttacagccggagtatatcccacaaccaacaatggaaatctggttgagaagttccgaaAAATTTGAGAGaaattgcaatttcccaaattgtgttggtgccgtggacggcaaacacataaggattgctaaaccggcaggaacaggatcagagtactataactataaaaaatacttctccattgtactcatggctattgctgacgccaactgccgattccttgctgtggacataggagcgtatggccggtccaacgactcacaagtgtttaaaaactctccgatgggtcgctgcctgtatggagatacatacaatttcccgccagcaagaccgctcccaggaacaagtgaaccagccatgccatatgtgtgtgtaggtgatgaagcctttcaactgtcgccgcacctactgaaaccatacagcagccgtgaattacaccgtaccaagcgggtatttaattaccgtcttactagagcaagaagagtggtagagtgctctttcggtatattgacggcaaagtggagagttctgctgacggcaataaaactggaaacaaaaactgtagacgatgttgtcaaggaatgtgtggtgcgccataattttgttatttcaaaggagcccgttaccttggatgacgaagaattggagacatccttgtgggattaccgcagtgcctctgttcgctccaccagttctgttacaatgatgagggaccagtttgcggattatttttt ataa